The Gillisia sp. Hel_I_86 genome has a segment encoding these proteins:
- a CDS encoding lipopolysaccharide biosynthesis protein translates to MPNLKSQAVFGLVWTFAQQFGTQLVSFIVSIFLARLLLPEQFGLIGMIAVFIHVGDALLKSGLTQSLIRNTDIEQDDYATVFYYNLGASIILYFVAYFSAPLIANFYEEPVLTPLVQLYCLVFIISAFTAVQQTRMTIEMDFKKQTIISIPSIIIGGITGIVLAINGFGVWSLVWNQLVTAVIRSIQFWIYSDWKPTWEFNVKKFKVHFNFGYKITLSTLIQRIFANLYILVIGKFFSAAQVGFYTRAETMKNLPVTNLTMALEKVTFPLFSKIQNDTEKLKRVYRKVIMMVIFVIAPFMLSLGVLAEPIFRILFTEKWLPAVPYFQILCISGIFYPLHIYNSNVFMVKGRTDIFLRLTIVKQVLLVLGVIVGLQFGVLGLMWSQVVVSIVSFFIIGHYTSKMINYSAWAQILDILPMLGVSIFVAACMYFLDLYINKASDIVRILTGALMSIVFYLGLSYLFNFKTLMDFKDLIPAKKR, encoded by the coding sequence ATGCCCAATTTAAAATCGCAGGCTGTATTCGGGTTAGTCTGGACATTTGCCCAGCAGTTTGGTACTCAACTAGTTAGTTTTATTGTCTCTATTTTTCTTGCACGACTTCTTTTGCCAGAGCAGTTTGGGCTTATTGGGATGATCGCTGTTTTTATACATGTAGGCGATGCTCTCCTAAAATCTGGTCTTACCCAATCCCTAATTAGAAATACAGATATTGAGCAGGATGATTATGCAACGGTGTTTTATTATAATCTTGGTGCAAGTATTATTCTCTATTTTGTTGCCTATTTTTCGGCACCTTTAATTGCTAATTTTTATGAGGAACCGGTTTTAACACCTTTGGTCCAGCTTTATTGTTTGGTTTTTATAATATCTGCTTTTACTGCTGTACAGCAAACACGGATGACCATCGAGATGGATTTTAAGAAACAAACCATCATTTCAATTCCATCTATTATTATTGGAGGTATAACTGGAATCGTTTTGGCTATTAATGGATTTGGAGTTTGGAGTTTAGTATGGAATCAATTGGTTACAGCAGTAATAAGAAGTATTCAGTTTTGGATCTATTCTGATTGGAAACCTACTTGGGAGTTTAATGTAAAAAAATTCAAAGTACATTTTAATTTTGGCTACAAGATTACACTTTCTACTCTTATCCAACGCATTTTTGCTAATTTGTATATTCTGGTAATCGGTAAATTTTTTAGCGCTGCCCAGGTAGGATTTTATACCAGAGCAGAAACAATGAAAAACCTTCCTGTAACTAATCTAACCATGGCTTTAGAAAAAGTTACCTTTCCGCTTTTTTCTAAAATTCAAAATGATACAGAGAAATTAAAAAGGGTGTATCGAAAAGTCATTATGATGGTGATATTTGTTATTGCCCCCTTTATGCTTTCACTTGGGGTTCTGGCTGAACCAATATTTCGGATTTTATTTACTGAGAAATGGTTGCCAGCAGTGCCATACTTTCAAATCTTATGTATTTCAGGTATTTTTTATCCTCTGCATATTTACAATTCCAATGTGTTTATGGTGAAAGGGCGAACTGATATCTTTTTACGGTTGACTATTGTTAAACAGGTGTTATTAGTTTTGGGTGTAATTGTGGGACTCCAATTTGGAGTCTTGGGTTTAATGTGGTCTCAAGTTGTAGTTTCAATTGTTTCGTTCTTTATTATTGGTCATTACACAAGTAAAATGATAAATTATTCTGCTTGGGCTCAGATTTTAGATATTTTGCCAATGTTGGGTGTTTCAATTTTTGTAGCCGCTTGCATGTATTTTTTAGACTTATATATCAACAAAGCTTCAGATATTGTCCGGATTTTAACTGGAGCATTAATGAGTATAGTCTTTTATTTAGGTTTAAGCTATTTATTTAATTTTAAAACTCTTATGGACTTCAAAGATTTAATTCCCGCGAAAAAGCGATAA
- a CDS encoding GNAT family N-acetyltransferase, with protein sequence MQIREATDKDIPGILEVLKASLGETSSKKTEEVWRYKHVGNPFGRSLVLLAVENNEIIGIRAFMSWKWQKINVDYLAYRAVDTATHPSHQGKGVFKKLTLAAIDIAKSKGVHLIFNTPNVKSKPGYIKMGWEEVGKLNIRVVLNNPFKWSFDSPDKAYETNLKSDDSQFLNLISEYNSIMGERQRFFTPKSLSYLLWRYENNPLQGYEILGDEDFYMAAYVKKHKYFKELRVTDQIFTTKLGRSKVMKTINTLSIKHGTQIVTASNDLNSNFGFSGNFGPVLTLKNLNLNIEFHKKLLQINNWNYSLGDLELF encoded by the coding sequence ATGCAGATAAGGGAAGCAACCGATAAAGACATACCAGGTATCCTTGAAGTTTTAAAAGCTAGTCTTGGAGAGACATCTTCAAAAAAGACGGAGGAAGTATGGAGATACAAACATGTTGGTAATCCATTTGGGAGATCTCTTGTTTTGCTAGCAGTAGAAAATAATGAAATTATCGGGATTCGAGCATTCATGAGCTGGAAATGGCAAAAAATAAATGTGGATTATTTGGCTTACAGGGCAGTTGATACCGCAACCCATCCATCGCATCAAGGAAAAGGTGTATTTAAAAAATTAACCTTAGCTGCAATAGACATAGCAAAGTCCAAAGGTGTTCATTTAATTTTCAATACTCCTAATGTAAAAAGTAAACCAGGCTATATTAAGATGGGATGGGAGGAAGTTGGGAAGCTAAACATTCGGGTTGTATTAAACAATCCATTTAAATGGTCATTCGATTCTCCAGATAAAGCATACGAAACAAACTTAAAATCTGATGATTCTCAATTTTTAAATTTAATTTCAGAATATAATTCGATCATGGGTGAAAGACAAAGATTTTTTACTCCTAAATCGTTAAGCTATCTTTTATGGCGATATGAAAACAATCCATTACAAGGCTACGAAATTTTGGGAGATGAAGATTTTTATATGGCCGCCTATGTTAAAAAACATAAATACTTTAAAGAGCTAAGAGTGACTGATCAAATCTTTACTACTAAACTAGGACGATCAAAAGTAATGAAAACTATTAATACCCTTAGCATTAAACATGGAACTCAAATAGTAACTGCTTCTAATGACTTAAACTCCAATTTCGGTTTTTCTGGAAATTTCGGCCCGGTTCTTACCTTGAAAAATTTGAACCTAAATATAGAGTTTCACAAAAAGTTATTACAAATTAATAATTGGAATTATTCCCTTGGAGATTTAGAATTATTCTAA
- a CDS encoding glycosyltransferase family 4 protein, giving the protein MDKKIKVLFIIDTLETGGAEKSLVKIAINFKNVTPVFLQIYQGSTLSSILLANGIQVTNLDIVPGYHFKRIIKLLIPIVEEINPDIIHTTLFKSDIIGRKLKRHFNVPLVNSLVNNSYIKQRYTNLNYYGKLKLYLFQLYDRFTCRDVDLFISNSKAIQATNASALKIPLNKIQVIHRGRDINEFKQIGINKIQELKDEIGIANKTILLNVSRLLARKGQLDLLKAFKTVSKTYPNLVLLIAGEGQYRDILENFISKNNLQNKIKLLGSRNDIPSLLEISDIFVFPSWYEGLPGALIEAMMAETPIVASNIPENLECLAYDEAVIFRKGNIEDLTEKLIWALQNGKEMKEIAQKARESAIHKFEISQISDQYEKVYQDLINK; this is encoded by the coding sequence TTGGATAAGAAAATTAAAGTTTTATTTATAATTGACACTTTAGAAACTGGTGGAGCTGAAAAAAGTCTAGTAAAAATAGCAATCAATTTTAAGAATGTCACACCAGTATTTCTCCAAATTTATCAAGGTTCAACACTTAGTAGTATATTGTTGGCGAACGGAATACAAGTCACTAATTTAGATATTGTTCCAGGATATCACTTTAAAAGGATAATAAAACTTTTAATTCCAATTGTAGAGGAGATAAATCCGGATATTATACACACGACTCTTTTTAAATCGGATATTATAGGAAGAAAATTAAAAAGGCACTTTAATGTACCTTTAGTAAACAGCTTAGTGAATAATTCATATATAAAACAACGATATACAAATTTGAACTATTATGGTAAACTAAAACTTTATTTATTTCAACTTTATGACAGGTTTACTTGTAGAGATGTCGATTTATTTATATCCAACTCCAAAGCGATTCAAGCTACTAATGCATCAGCACTAAAAATTCCGTTAAATAAAATTCAAGTAATTCATCGTGGAAGAGATATTAACGAATTTAAACAAATTGGAATCAATAAAATTCAGGAATTAAAAGATGAAATTGGGATTGCTAATAAAACAATCCTTCTAAATGTAAGTCGGTTATTAGCCAGGAAAGGGCAGCTAGATTTATTAAAGGCATTTAAAACAGTTAGTAAAACTTATCCAAATCTGGTCTTATTGATTGCAGGAGAGGGACAATATAGAGATATTTTGGAAAATTTCATTTCTAAAAACAACCTTCAAAATAAAATAAAATTACTGGGAAGCAGGAATGATATACCTTCACTACTAGAAATTTCAGATATATTTGTTTTCCCCAGTTGGTATGAGGGGTTACCTGGAGCCTTAATTGAAGCTATGATGGCAGAAACCCCTATAGTAGCTTCAAACATTCCTGAAAATTTAGAATGTTTGGCTTATGATGAAGCAGTAATTTTTAGAAAAGGAAATATTGAGGATTTAACAGAAAAATTAATTTGGGCCCTACAAAATGGAAAGGAGATGAAAGAAATAGCCCAAAAGGCTCGAGAATCTGCAATCCACAAATTTGAAATTTCTCAAATTTCTGATCAATATGAAAAAGTTTATCAGGATTTAATTAATAAATAG
- a CDS encoding polysaccharide deacetylase family protein yields the protein MNNKGFLVISLDFELLWGVFDKVDHKDKKLYFENTRKVIPKILNLFSEYNIHCTWATVGMSFNRNFEEWEANKPTTLPEYINSSLSAYQYGDLLKTELSDLSCFAKDLISQIKNTPNQEIGTHTYSHYYCLEDGQTLASFKADLEKSISVARAMDIELKSLVFPRNQFNESYLKVCYELGIENVRSNPTDWYWKDTQSTSLKNKLFRTGDAYFGSNNKSYKIKELNKIDGKPLSQKASRLLRPYSTNFFLNSLKLKRITSEMTYAAKNGEIYHLWWHPHNFGNNPNENLSDLRKLLEHYKKCGIKYGFGSLTMSELNSFV from the coding sequence ATGAACAATAAAGGTTTTTTAGTAATATCATTGGATTTTGAACTGCTTTGGGGAGTGTTCGATAAGGTAGATCATAAGGATAAAAAACTTTACTTTGAAAATACAAGAAAGGTAATTCCTAAAATACTAAACTTATTTTCTGAATATAACATTCATTGTACCTGGGCAACGGTTGGTATGTCGTTTAATAGGAACTTTGAGGAGTGGGAAGCGAATAAGCCTACCACACTTCCGGAATATATAAATTCTTCTCTTTCGGCATATCAATATGGGGATTTACTAAAGACGGAATTGTCCGATCTGTCATGCTTTGCAAAAGATCTTATTTCACAAATTAAAAACACTCCCAACCAGGAAATAGGTACCCATACCTATTCACATTATTATTGTCTAGAGGATGGACAAACCCTCGCATCTTTTAAAGCTGATTTGGAAAAATCTATATCTGTAGCTAGAGCTATGGATATTGAACTTAAATCCCTTGTTTTTCCCAGGAACCAGTTCAATGAATCTTATCTAAAAGTTTGTTATGAACTTGGAATCGAAAATGTTCGTTCGAATCCAACAGACTGGTATTGGAAGGATACACAAAGCACTTCCCTTAAGAATAAGCTTTTTCGCACTGGCGATGCATATTTTGGTTCTAACAACAAATCTTATAAGATTAAGGAATTAAATAAGATAGATGGAAAACCGCTATCCCAAAAAGCAAGTCGATTGCTTAGGCCATATTCCACTAATTTTTTTCTGAATAGCCTAAAATTGAAAAGAATTACATCTGAAATGACTTATGCTGCAAAAAATGGTGAAATATATCATTTATGGTGGCACCCACATAATTTTGGTAATAATCCTAACGAAAATCTCTCAGACCTAAGAAAATTACTCGAACACTATAAAAAGTGTGGAATAAAATATGGTTTTGGATCTTTGACCATGAGTGAGCTCAACTCCTTTGTGTAA
- a CDS encoding GNAT family N-acetyltransferase, protein MNYYKVLNKQVYTFGKYSIVPLRTEDRYEIMKWRNEQMYHLRQNEPLTKEKQDSYFDVVISKLFETDKPDQILFSYLEGKKCIGYGGLVHINWVDKHAEISFIMDTELEKEYFDTHWSNLLNLIEQVATKLKLHKIFTYAYDLRPHLYSVLENNNYRREAVLNEHCFFEDKYLDVIIHSKMLRNCILRKATKTDVDITFRWVNDPEIRSFSYNQNKVSQKNHTQWFYSKLHDTNCEYYILENHGTATGSLRFDFNDRNEAKISYLIDSKFKGKGLGTTILKKGIISIKNDRPDIKSVFGYVLEGNKASIRIFEKLKFDLIERNDSEFKYEKEIK, encoded by the coding sequence ATGAATTATTATAAAGTCCTCAATAAACAAGTTTATACATTTGGAAAGTATTCTATAGTGCCACTTAGGACAGAAGATCGCTATGAGATTATGAAATGGCGCAATGAACAGATGTACCATTTAAGACAAAATGAACCTTTAACCAAAGAAAAACAAGATAGTTATTTTGATGTTGTAATTTCAAAACTCTTTGAGACAGATAAACCAGATCAAATTTTGTTTTCTTATTTAGAAGGAAAAAAATGTATTGGTTATGGTGGCTTGGTACATATCAACTGGGTAGATAAACATGCGGAGATTTCTTTTATAATGGATACTGAATTAGAAAAGGAATATTTTGATACCCATTGGAGTAATCTTTTAAATTTGATTGAACAAGTTGCGACAAAACTTAAATTACATAAGATTTTTACCTATGCCTATGACTTAAGACCTCATTTATATTCGGTATTGGAAAACAATAACTACAGGAGGGAAGCAGTTCTGAATGAGCATTGTTTTTTTGAAGATAAATATCTTGATGTAATTATCCACTCCAAAATGCTTAGAAACTGTATTTTAAGGAAGGCTACTAAGACCGATGTTGATATAACTTTTCGATGGGTGAATGACCCTGAAATAAGAAGCTTTTCGTATAATCAAAATAAAGTTTCCCAAAAAAATCATACTCAGTGGTTTTATTCAAAATTGCATGATACCAATTGTGAATATTATATATTGGAAAATCATGGCACAGCTACAGGTTCATTGCGTTTTGATTTTAATGATAGGAACGAGGCAAAAATAAGTTATTTGATAGATTCCAAATTTAAAGGGAAAGGCTTAGGTACAACAATTTTAAAGAAAGGTATAATCTCAATCAAAAATGATAGACCTGATATAAAAAGCGTTTTTGGCTATGTATTAGAGGGAAATAAAGCTTCAATTCGAATCTTCGAGAAGTTAAAATTTGACCTTATAGAGAGAAATGACTCGGAATTTAAATATGAAAAAGAAATAAAATGA
- the pseI gene encoding pseudaminic acid synthase, whose amino-acid sequence MKIGNYNINNDSPVFIIAELSANHNGSLETALKTVEAAKRAGADCIKLQTYTADTITIDSDKEDFKIKGTIWEGKNLYNLYQEAYTPWEWHKEIMEAAKKEGLLCFSSPFDKTAVDFLEGLDVPAYKIASFEITDIPLIEYTASKGKPIIISTGIAEKEDIELALDACIRMGNKDIALLKCTSSYPAPIEEANMVMVKDLADRYGVISGLSDHTMGSTVPVVATCFGAKIIEKHFILDKSIGGPDASFSMDEKEFTDMVTAVREAEKAMGKVDYSLTEKQKKGRDFSRSLYVVEDIKMGEVITKKNVRSIRPGFGMHPKYLKDFLGEKADKNWIKGDRFTK is encoded by the coding sequence ATGAAAATAGGAAATTATAATATAAATAATGATTCACCAGTATTTATTATCGCAGAATTATCTGCAAACCATAACGGGAGTTTAGAAACAGCATTAAAAACTGTAGAAGCAGCTAAAAGGGCAGGGGCAGATTGTATTAAGCTACAAACCTATACAGCTGATACTATAACAATAGATAGTGACAAAGAAGACTTTAAGATAAAAGGAACCATTTGGGAAGGGAAAAATTTATACAATTTATATCAAGAGGCCTATACGCCTTGGGAATGGCATAAGGAAATAATGGAAGCCGCTAAGAAAGAGGGTTTATTGTGTTTTTCATCTCCCTTTGATAAAACGGCGGTAGATTTTTTGGAAGGTTTAGACGTTCCAGCTTATAAAATAGCCTCTTTCGAAATTACCGATATTCCTTTAATAGAATATACTGCCTCAAAAGGGAAACCTATAATAATTTCTACAGGAATTGCCGAGAAAGAGGACATTGAACTGGCTTTAGACGCTTGTATAAGAATGGGGAATAAGGATATTGCATTGTTGAAATGTACCTCCTCGTATCCTGCACCCATAGAAGAAGCCAATATGGTCATGGTAAAGGACTTGGCAGATCGTTACGGAGTAATCTCCGGACTGTCGGACCATACTATGGGAAGTACCGTGCCTGTGGTTGCAACCTGTTTTGGGGCCAAGATTATTGAAAAACATTTTATTCTAGATAAATCTATTGGAGGTCCTGACGCTTCATTTTCTATGGATGAAAAAGAATTTACAGATATGGTAACAGCGGTTAGAGAGGCAGAAAAGGCCATGGGAAAAGTGGATTATTCCCTTACCGAAAAACAAAAAAAAGGGAGAGATTTTAGCCGATCACTTTATGTAGTAGAAGACATTAAAATGGGAGAAGTGATTACTAAAAAAAATGTAAGGAGTATTAGACCGGGCTTCGGGATGCATCCTAAGTATTTAAAAGACTTTCTGGGAGAAAAGGCAGATAAGAACTGGATAAAGGGTGATCGATTTACTAAATAA
- a CDS encoding glycosyltransferase, with product MKILHLIQKPQNRGAEMFTCQLSNHLIKSGHQVKIVALFEEEVVLPFNGEITSLKASSKNRFFDISAWKKLTRIVKNFNPDIIQANAGDTLKYAVFSKIFFGWKTPIISRNASEVGRYLKSPIQKGLNSFFYKNVEFVISVSQASEKDILIHFPFLAGNTTVIPVGLETISDIKEIELQPEDSQHIVHVGGFTFEKNHEGLLRIFNEVLKTNQNIHLHLIGDGPLKPQIEKEVNKKELNSKVTFYGFVNNPLSYIKAADVFILPSIIEGLPAVILEAMYCEIPVIAYDVGGISEIVVNGITGCLVEKNDESGFKNTLEIVLGNRENNSLMIENAKKMVIDHYSNDIITNEFLDCYNNVINSPKPSPRGKMKILQIVTKRQYRGAELFAAYLSSELIKLGHEVIFVGLYENEKDVLSVEKADNRDLVSTKNGKFSINIVKKIVSLVKEIKPDIIQCNGSDTLKYTVTASLFFGNIPLVYRNISIISEWISSRPQKILYKKMFQRIAHVTSVGDEAMADFIKTYNYPKIRTEVIRRGIPIKGVDRSKLYEDLRKNLRIHEKSKIAMHIGNFSPEKNHEFLLDIFDELKNEGSGIKLVCVGNGIMLEKIKRIAEQKGLSQNVFFLGFRKDIPELLAASDCLVLCSKIEGVPGVVLEAGTQKIPSISTNVGGVSEVLINGQTGFLIEEFNKDEFKEKLLELMHDSQLRKVLGENAFNMISKGFDPEINAKKFENLYRNLIASANR from the coding sequence ATGAAAATACTCCACCTCATCCAAAAACCCCAAAATCGAGGAGCAGAAATGTTTACCTGTCAGTTATCAAATCATTTGATTAAATCAGGACATCAGGTTAAAATTGTGGCCCTTTTTGAAGAAGAAGTTGTTTTGCCTTTCAATGGTGAGATCACTTCTTTAAAAGCATCATCAAAAAATAGGTTTTTTGATATCTCTGCATGGAAGAAATTGACAAGGATAGTAAAAAATTTCAATCCTGATATAATCCAAGCGAATGCCGGTGATACTCTAAAATATGCTGTTTTTTCTAAAATATTTTTTGGATGGAAAACACCTATTATTTCCCGAAATGCAAGTGAAGTTGGGCGCTATTTAAAATCTCCAATTCAAAAAGGTTTAAATTCCTTTTTTTATAAAAATGTGGAATTTGTTATTTCAGTTTCCCAGGCATCAGAAAAAGACATTTTAATCCATTTTCCATTTCTAGCAGGTAACACCACTGTAATTCCTGTAGGATTGGAAACGATTTCAGATATTAAAGAAATCGAACTACAACCTGAGGACAGTCAGCATATAGTTCATGTTGGAGGTTTTACTTTTGAAAAGAACCATGAAGGTCTTTTAAGAATATTTAATGAGGTTCTAAAAACAAATCAAAACATTCATCTGCACCTTATAGGAGATGGTCCTTTGAAACCTCAGATTGAAAAAGAGGTTAATAAAAAGGAATTAAACTCAAAAGTCACATTTTATGGTTTTGTTAATAATCCCCTTTCTTATATAAAGGCAGCGGATGTGTTCATCCTTCCCAGTATAATAGAAGGTTTACCTGCTGTTATTTTAGAGGCTATGTATTGTGAAATCCCGGTGATTGCTTATGATGTTGGGGGTATAAGCGAGATAGTAGTGAATGGCATAACCGGCTGTTTGGTTGAAAAAAACGATGAATCTGGATTTAAAAACACGTTAGAAATAGTATTGGGAAATCGTGAGAACAATTCTTTAATGATTGAGAATGCAAAAAAAATGGTAATTGATCACTACTCTAATGATATTATTACCAATGAATTTCTTGATTGTTATAATAATGTTATAAATTCTCCAAAACCTTCACCCCGTGGTAAAATGAAAATTTTACAAATTGTTACCAAACGGCAATATAGGGGTGCAGAGCTTTTTGCGGCATATCTCAGTAGTGAATTGATAAAATTAGGTCATGAAGTAATTTTTGTGGGGTTGTACGAGAATGAGAAGGATGTTTTAAGTGTTGAAAAGGCAGATAACAGAGATCTGGTTTCTACCAAGAACGGAAAATTTTCAATTAATATAGTGAAAAAGATTGTTAGTCTGGTAAAAGAAATCAAACCCGACATAATTCAGTGTAATGGATCAGATACTCTTAAATATACGGTTACAGCATCTTTGTTTTTCGGAAATATTCCTTTGGTTTATAGAAATATAAGTATAATAAGTGAATGGATTTCAAGTAGGCCACAAAAAATATTATATAAGAAAATGTTTCAGCGTATTGCTCATGTAACATCGGTTGGAGATGAGGCTATGGCAGATTTTATTAAAACATATAATTATCCTAAAATAAGGACTGAGGTCATAAGGAGAGGTATTCCTATAAAAGGTGTGGATAGATCCAAGCTTTATGAAGATTTAAGGAAGAATCTTAGAATTCATGAAAAATCCAAAATAGCCATGCATATAGGGAATTTCAGTCCGGAAAAAAACCACGAGTTCCTATTGGATATCTTTGATGAATTAAAAAACGAAGGTTCAGGCATCAAACTTGTTTGTGTTGGAAACGGAATTATGCTTGAAAAAATCAAGCGAATTGCCGAGCAAAAAGGCTTGTCCCAAAATGTCTTTTTTCTTGGATTTAGAAAGGATATTCCTGAGCTTTTGGCTGCATCAGATTGCCTTGTTCTTTGTAGTAAAATAGAAGGGGTGCCTGGGGTTGTTTTGGAAGCGGGAACCCAGAAAATCCCTTCTATATCCACAAATGTAGGGGGGGTATCGGAGGTTTTAATAAATGGGCAGACTGGATTTTTAATAGAGGAATTTAATAAAGATGAATTTAAAGAGAAATTATTAGAATTAATGCATGATTCTCAATTGAGAAAGGTTTTGGGAGAAAATGCTTTTAACATGATATCCAAAGGTTTTGATCCGGAAATAAATGCTAAGAAATTTGAGAACTTATATCGGAATTTAATTGCATCAGCTAATAGATAA
- a CDS encoding glycosyltransferase yields MNKIKVLHIIKSLGRGGAEMLLPETLKIHTTSKFEFHYIYFLPWKDQMVSSLEEAGGKVTCFSASNNIKLLQQYSRVIDYCKTNTIDIIHCHLPWAGFLGRLVFAKTKVPVVYTEHNMQERYHIATKKINQFTFNSQSLALGVSEDVTNSIKNNINPKIPVKTLLNGANTDTFRRDPDLGIKIKRELSISKDALVIGNVAVFRFQKRLVEWLQVFKKIETKNPNVYGIIVGAGPLEEEIIQELKRLKLEKKVKFTGLQTDVKPYFSAMDIFMMSSSFEGLPIALLEAMSMECAVVSTDAGGIKEVIRDEQDGLMCKIGEWEKLSGLCQVLIDDPEKLLELKKAARERAVNSFSLKRMVDSLEDIYGSLVSEGVKE; encoded by the coding sequence ATGAATAAAATAAAAGTTCTTCATATAATAAAATCTTTAGGTAGAGGGGGTGCAGAGATGTTGCTGCCTGAGACCTTGAAAATTCATACTACTTCTAAATTTGAATTCCACTATATTTATTTCTTGCCATGGAAAGATCAGATGGTTTCTAGTTTAGAGGAGGCTGGAGGTAAAGTGACTTGTTTTTCGGCATCCAACAATATAAAACTATTGCAACAGTATTCAAGGGTTATTGATTATTGCAAGACAAATACAATAGATATTATCCATTGTCATCTTCCTTGGGCAGGTTTTTTGGGAAGACTGGTTTTTGCTAAAACCAAAGTTCCGGTAGTTTATACAGAGCATAATATGCAAGAGCGATATCATATTGCTACCAAAAAGATCAATCAATTCACGTTTAATTCCCAAAGTTTGGCATTGGGGGTTTCAGAAGATGTAACCAATTCAATAAAGAATAATATAAACCCAAAAATTCCAGTTAAAACACTGCTAAACGGAGCAAATACTGATACTTTTAGAAGAGATCCTGATTTGGGTATTAAAATAAAAAGGGAATTGAGCATTTCGAAAGATGCATTGGTTATAGGGAACGTAGCAGTCTTTCGCTTTCAGAAAAGACTTGTGGAATGGTTACAGGTATTTAAGAAAATTGAAACTAAAAATCCAAATGTATATGGAATAATAGTAGGCGCCGGGCCATTGGAAGAAGAAATAATTCAGGAGTTAAAAAGATTGAAATTAGAAAAAAAGGTGAAATTTACAGGGCTACAAACTGACGTTAAGCCCTATTTTTCGGCGATGGATATCTTTATGATGAGCAGTTCTTTTGAAGGCTTACCAATTGCGCTTTTAGAGGCTATGAGCATGGAGTGCGCCGTGGTGTCAACAGATGCGGGTGGTATAAAAGAAGTTATTCGGGATGAGCAGGATGGATTGATGTGTAAAATTGGAGAGTGGGAAAAACTCTCTGGTTTGTGCCAGGTTTTAATTGATGATCCTGAAAAGTTACTGGAACTTAAAAAAGCTGCTCGCGAACGCGCTGTGAATTCGTTTAGTTTAAAAAGGATGGTGGATTCTTTGGAGGATATTTATGGTTCGTTAGTTAGTGAAGGAGTTAAGGAGTGA